TTTGGTCTTAAATCACAATCACGATATCGTAGCTCAATCTCAAACTTTGCCAGTTGATCCTCACTTAGTAAGCCGTCTAGAAACTGAAATTAAAAACAATTTTGAACCTAAATTTCTAACCGAAGGTAAAAATCGTTTTTATGTTCAACCACTTTACGAAGGAGCCCGCTTTATCGGAACTATTATTGTCGGCGATTCAACAGAAGTAGTTAATGAAGCTTTCCGAGTTTTATTAAATACCCTAATTTTAGTCTTTTTGATCTTTATGTTGCCACTTATTTTAGTAAGTTTCCTAGAAGCTGATATTTCTTTATCGCCATTGCGGGAGCTAGCTAAAAGCATGAATACCATTTCTACTAAAAACCTGGCCGACCGGGTTGAAGTTGGTAACCCTCATGATGAAATTGGCGAAGTCGGAACTTCCTTTAATAGTTTGCTAGACCGTTTGCAAAAAGGTTTTGATAAAGAGCGGCAGCTCATTCATGATATTTCTCATCAGCTTAAAACTCCACTTACCGCTATCAAAAGTGATGTTGAAATTGCTTTGACAAAATCTCGAAGTTTGCAAGCTTATCAAAAAATTTTAACTAATGTTTTATCAGACGCTGATCGGATGAGCGGTATCTTGAAAGACATGATGAATTTTGCTTGGGCTGCTTCAGAAAACCAGGACCAGAATTTTAAAACCCATAATGTAAGTCACCTTTTAGAAGAAGCAGCTGAAATTGCGCAACAACTTGGTATCGATAAACATATTATAGTTAGCACCAGTATCACTCCAAATTTACAAGTTTTTGGTCAACAGGAAAAATTGCTTCAGATTTTTCTTAATATTTTGGAAAATGCTATCAAATATTCTCGTCGTAAAGGTAAAATTTTGATTCAAACAAACTTAGAAGGATCTCAGGTTAAAATCATTATTAAAGATAATGGGGTAGGTATCAGCAAAAAAGATTTACCTCATATTTTTGAGCGTTTTTATCGTGGTAAAAGCCAGGTAGGTGAAGGTTCGGGTCTAGGGCTTTCTATTGCTGCAGCCCTAACCAGAGCTCATAAAGGGACTATTGAAGCCAGTAGTCAAAAAGGGAAAGGGACTACTTTTGTAATCACTTTGCCGCTGAAACAGATAGTAAAAAAAGTTAAAAAGGCAAAAAAAATAGTCAAGAAAAAAGCTAAAACTCGAGCTACAAATATTCTCCCAATCGAATTAAAAAGACCACACGTTCGGACTTTTTTGAAGGAAAAATGGGGGACTTGGGACCAAGCACAAAAAATGAAGAAAGCTTCATAATATTCTCACAAGCAGTTCATAAGGCTTGAGCTATACTGAGTGTACTCTTTGATAAGCCAAGCCAAATAACCCACCCTAGACTAATACCCAACTAGGCATGTGAACATCTCACATTGTTATTTACATTGATGCTTAACAAAGGCAAGAAAATGCTCTCTTACATATCCAAGCTTGCAAAATGGTTCGATCGACAATCTGATCCAACTTAAGGACAATTTCTAAAGGACAGAAATTGCCAATCCGAATAAAAAGCAACCGTTACCAGGCCGGTTGCTTTTTTTGTTGTATAAACTTTTACTGCTATTTATAATATGAAAAAATGAAATTTGAAATCATCCAAGATCCAGATCAAGCTATATATGTTTTAAGAAATGCTGGAAAATGGCTTTTGAAAACTGGTAAAAATCCTTCAAAGTGGTGGCGATTAGAAAATCTCAACAAAGAATTTTTATATAAATTTGTGAAACCTGAAGAACTTTATGTGGGTTTAATCGATAAAAATCCTGCTGTAGCAGCAGTATTGCAAATAGAGCAAAACGCCCAAGATTGGCAAGCTATTGATAAAAGTAAAAATATACCTTCCTTATACATTCATTGGTTAGCTGTACATCGCAATTTTGCTGGGACTGGCTTGCCTGCAAAAATGGTTTCATATGCTAATACTTTTGCAAAAAAACGTGGCATTTCATTTTTAAGAGCAGACACTAATGCTAATATCACTAAATTAAGAAGGGTTTATGAAAATTTAGGTTTTAAATGTGTCAATGTTTTACAAGAATCCTATCGCAACACTGCTTTCTATCAAAAAGAGGTAAATTAATTTGATAAGGTATTTCTTCATGCTAAACTGTTTTAATGAACAAATATCTGTCTAATATAATCATTATTTTACTTCTTGGCTTATTTTTAGCTGTTTCATATCTTTACGTTCCCAACTCTGTATATATTCTTAATCAAAAAATAGAAAAGTCACAACCCTTACAACAAGATGAAGCCAGACAAAATCTGGTTTCAGAATATGGCCAGTATTTAGCAAAAAATCTACCAGAAAATACTCCCAAACTATACTTTTACTGGTTATCAAATCAAAGAAAACTATCTAATATAAGGGTTAAACAAGCTATTGCCGAAATTAAGAGCGAACAAGTAGTATCTGGCAAAATCAAGGCTTGGACTTTACTTAATATGGGAGTAGTTATCAAAACAAACAGCAAGATTATTGCTATTGATACAGCTAATTTACCTTTTTCTCAAGCTCACAATGAATTAGCTCGTATTACTGATGTGTTTTTAGTAACTCACCTAGACGGCGATCATTTTGACAGCTCTCTTCTTAAAAAAGCTATAGCAAATAATAAAAAAGTGGTTTTGCCAGAAGGTTTTTTATTTGATAGTTCTCAATCTGAAAATATTATCAAACTTAACAGTGGTGAATCTAGAAATATTAATGGGGTAACAATTACTGCTTACCAAACAGATCATCGTGGTGATGGTAATTTTAATGATCCCAGTGTTTGGTTCAAAATAAAAACTGATGGGTTTACATTGCTTCACACTGGTGACGGCCGAGATTTTAAAAATAAAAATGAAGCTAATAAAGTCTATCAAGCAAAAGATTATGATATTCTTTTAGGCAATATTTTGCTTCATCCTTACAATATCAGAGACCTTAAGCCTCATCTTTTCATTCCTCTACATCTGTTTAAATTTATGAGCGGTAATGATCTTTACCAGCAAAGTACTATTGAAGTAGTTCAGAGTAATTACCAAAATTACACTAAAGATTTACAGGGTATTAATATAGTATATCTACTACCAGGAGAAGGTTTTACATATCCCGCTGAAAATTAAAATATTGTTTTATTTTCAATCTCCACCTCGAAATTTTTAAAGCAGTAGGGTATAGTAAATCTTTGTTATATTATCAAGTTAGACATCTACTATGGATCCTATTTCTCTTATTTCTGGTCTCTTTAATTTTATCCTTCATATTGATGAGCATCTTAATGAAATTATTCAAGCTTATGGCACACTTACTTACGTAATTTTATTTTTTATTATTTTTGCTGAAACTGGTTTTGTTGTTACGCCTTTTTTACCTGGTGATTCATTGCTTTTTGCTTCTGGTGCTTTTGCTGCTCTTGGTTCTTTAAATATTTTTTTAACCTATTTGATCCTTTTAGCAGCAGCTGTTTTAGGTGACACAGCTAATTATTGGATTGGACATTTTTTAGGTCAAAAAATTATTGAAAATCCCAAAATTCCTTTTATCAACCAATCTCATATTGATAAGACCAATGCCTTTTATGAAAAACATGGCGGCAAAACTATTATTTTAGCCAGATTTGTACCTATTGTGCGCACCTTTGCACCCTTTGTCGCCGGTGTTGGCAAAATGCACTATGGCAAATTTATTAGCTATAACATTATTGGAGGAATCCTCTGGGTTACACTTTTCACTTTTGCCGGTTTTTTCTTTGGCAATATCCCAGCAGTAAAACACAATTTTACGATTGTAATTATGGTTATTATTTTGATCTCGGTTATGCCAGCTGTTTATGAATTTCTCAGACATAAACTGGGCAGCAAAGAAGAGAAGATCAAAAAAACCAAAATTCCTTCATTTGATAAATAGATATGGCTAAGCTTACAAAAAAAACCTATCAGCTCTGTTTGCAAACAGCAGACCGAGCATGGGAGGTTATTGAACTTTGGCCAGTTTTTGCTAAATCAACTATTGGTCAACAGCTTATTCTTTGCCTGGATTTACTGACTGTTTCTCTAGCTAAAGCTGTACAAAGTAAGCAGGAAAACAAGCTTAAGTTTATCAATCAAGCTAGAGAACATAGTATTGAAAGTTTGGTCTGGTTGGATAAAGCCAGACGCCGCCGCTTATTATCAAAATTTGATTATCAGGAATTGTACGTCAATCTTCAAAAGCTCAATCAGGATTTAAACTTCTAAAACGTTTCCATGCTACATGAACCGTCCCAGAATTTTTCTGGTTCACAACCATAGCCTTGGGGAAAAATACAGTAGGTTGAATAGCTACCATCATTATTTTTCCAATATTCATAATGACCCCCGTTTTCTTCACAATAAGCCTTAACTTGGCTAGGAGTCGGATTATCGCGTCTAGTAGCTACTTCTTCAAAGCTTGGTAAGGTCTCTGGTTCTGGTTCAGCACAAGAAGCTAAAATAATTCCCAAAATAATAATAAGTAAGTAAGGTTTTTTCATAGCTGTTTCTTTTTTTGCAAACCTGCCAATACTTCTCGAGCTTTAGTTTTGTTCACAGGCCGAGGCTTAAAACTATCAGCTCGCTTAACTACATGCAAGCGTTTAAGTTCTTTTAAAATTTTAAAAGCTGTAAGGTAACTTATTTGCAATTGATTTTGCAAGTCAGGATTAGTCAAGCTTCCCTGAGCAATACCATAATGCAGCGCTACCGGTAAAAGTAAGCGATATTCATTGTCAATTAAATATTTACCCAAGGTTTTTTTAGGTTTTTTCTTGACTGGTTTTGGTTTTGAAAGCAATGCTTGCCGAACTTTGACATCAACTATTTTAGCCAGTTGTTCTTGATTAAATACCTGGCGTTTTACTAAACTTGCTTTAGTTTTTTGAATAGCTTCTGGATCATCAAAATCGGTTTGC
This DNA window, taken from Candidatus Beckwithbacteria bacterium, encodes the following:
- a CDS encoding HAMP domain-containing histidine kinase, with translation MKLLEKLPIRTKLTAWYTISFMVVLAFSFISFYLVARNLILSKIDENLQAQADEITTLIKTQNLSPTSKDQVLETFEITKSNFVLVLNHNHDIVAQSQTLPVDPHLVSRLETEIKNNFEPKFLTEGKNRFYVQPLYEGARFIGTIIVGDSTEVVNEAFRVLLNTLILVFLIFMLPLILVSFLEADISLSPLRELAKSMNTISTKNLADRVEVGNPHDEIGEVGTSFNSLLDRLQKGFDKERQLIHDISHQLKTPLTAIKSDVEIALTKSRSLQAYQKILTNVLSDADRMSGILKDMMNFAWAASENQDQNFKTHNVSHLLEEAAEIAQQLGIDKHIIVSTSITPNLQVFGQQEKLLQIFLNILENAIKYSRRKGKILIQTNLEGSQVKIIIKDNGVGISKKDLPHIFERFYRGKSQVGEGSGLGLSIAAALTRAHKGTIEASSQKGKGTTFVITLPLKQIVKKVKKAKKIVKKKAKTRATNILPIELKRPHVRTFLKEKWGTWDQAQKMKKAS
- a CDS encoding GNAT family N-acetyltransferase, which produces MKFEIIQDPDQAIYVLRNAGKWLLKTGKNPSKWWRLENLNKEFLYKFVKPEELYVGLIDKNPAVAAVLQIEQNAQDWQAIDKSKNIPSLYIHWLAVHRNFAGTGLPAKMVSYANTFAKKRGISFLRADTNANITKLRRVYENLGFKCVNVLQESYRNTAFYQKEVN
- a CDS encoding MBL fold metallo-hydrolase, giving the protein MNKYLSNIIIILLLGLFLAVSYLYVPNSVYILNQKIEKSQPLQQDEARQNLVSEYGQYLAKNLPENTPKLYFYWLSNQRKLSNIRVKQAIAEIKSEQVVSGKIKAWTLLNMGVVIKTNSKIIAIDTANLPFSQAHNELARITDVFLVTHLDGDHFDSSLLKKAIANNKKVVLPEGFLFDSSQSENIIKLNSGESRNINGVTITAYQTDHRGDGNFNDPSVWFKIKTDGFTLLHTGDGRDFKNKNEANKVYQAKDYDILLGNILLHPYNIRDLKPHLFIPLHLFKFMSGNDLYQQSTIEVVQSNYQNYTKDLQGINIVYLLPGEGFTYPAEN
- a CDS encoding DedA family protein; amino-acid sequence: MDPISLISGLFNFILHIDEHLNEIIQAYGTLTYVILFFIIFAETGFVVTPFLPGDSLLFASGAFAALGSLNIFLTYLILLAAAVLGDTANYWIGHFLGQKIIENPKIPFINQSHIDKTNAFYEKHGGKTIILARFVPIVRTFAPFVAGVGKMHYGKFISYNIIGGILWVTLFTFAGFFFGNIPAVKHNFTIVIMVIILISVMPAVYEFLRHKLGSKEEKIKKTKIPSFDK
- a CDS encoding four helix bundle protein — encoded protein: MAKLTKKTYQLCLQTADRAWEVIELWPVFAKSTIGQQLILCLDLLTVSLAKAVQSKQENKLKFINQAREHSIESLVWLDKARRRRLLSKFDYQELYVNLQKLNQDLNF
- a CDS encoding DUF333 domain-containing protein → MKKPYLLIIILGIILASCAEPEPETLPSFEEVATRRDNPTPSQVKAYCEENGGHYEYWKNNDGSYSTYCIFPQGYGCEPEKFWDGSCSMETF